CGAAGCTTCGGAACACATGCTGGGCGTAGGCCTTGGGGTCGGCTTCGGGGAAGAACTTGGCGTAGATGCTCTGGAACTCCTGTCGCGTGATGCGGCCGCTGGGACAGTCCTTCAGGAAGGACTGGTACCAGGCACACAGCTCCTCCTCTGTGAACTTGGTGTTCAGCTGCAGCTCCTCCAGGATCTCCTTGGACAGGGCCCCGCTTTTGCTGTTCCCCATGGGTGAGGCCGGGCGGCTGGGGTGGTCTCCTGGCTGCAGAGGCGGGTGCTGCTGGAGGCAGAGAAGGTGCTGGCAGATGAGAGGCCGTGTGGCGGGTTCACcccagcactgggagggaggaggggccgggatCGGGTGGGGGCGGGTGCAAGCtccaagaccccccccccccaccaagattAAAATAAAGAGCTGACAGCAGGTGGCCAATCCATCTCGGCCTTCTGGGAGGACAGGGCAGGAGGTCAGAAACTTCAGAGCCAAAGCCTTGGCCTTCCCTGCTGCCCCTTGtccgtccctcctcctcctcttcgaCTCCAGCTTTCCAGAAGCCATGAGGCTCATGGCctgtcctcccccccaccccaaactctgAAGGTCCCAGGGACAGGAGTGGCATCTTGCATTGGGCCCTATACCGCAACCCTTAAAagccaggctctggagccagccccggttcaaaccccagctttgcaacttactagctgtgtgaccctaggcgtgtttcttaacctctctgtgcctacaGTGCTCCTCAAATTCTTCACCTCCTTCAGGGCTtccctcaaatgtcaccttctcagcaAGCTGGACTGACTACTCTATTTACAACAACGCACCCCGCTGCCAGCCGTCTGCATGCCCCaaaccctgctttattttcctcccttGCAGGTACACCTCCTGATTCACTTTTAATGATCCCGTGTGCTATGCCTGTACCAGAACGAAAGCTCCGTGAAGGCAGGGattctctctgttttgttctcagCCACATTGCCACTGCCCGAATGGTGCCTGGCAGGTTTGGGCTCTCGGTGAATATTCCTTGAGTGAAAAGGCATAAAAACAGTAtctatctcattgttattttgaggctaaaatgagttaatacatgcaaTGCAGttagagcctggcacacagtcagtGCTAAATTCGTGTTACTTATTATTCATCTGCAACAGGGATCAAAATCTAGACTGCCTTCAGGGGCCAGCAGGTGGAGGAAGTGAGCGAAGCAGGTGAATCAGGGACAAGACAGGTGGTAAGGCCTGTACCACACACAGAAGGGGCTGCCTGTGGTCAAAGCCATGTGAATGTGGTCATCCGAGATGACAGCCCAGTGTTACCAGATTTTTCAGTGCTGACCCCTGGGGTTCCAGAGGATTTCTCAGGAGGCCTTAATGTTGGGGGTGTTTCTGTGTGACTCTGTGTTTACTTACTATTTTTTCCCACCAGTTTGTGAGCGCATGTGATTTCGTAAtggaaggcttttcttttttttcctagaactTCACTATCCCATAGTGAGGCATTTGTTCTCAAGAGCAGTTGGGAATAGGACAGTCACCAAActcaaaaaccaaccaaccaacaaac
The sequence above is drawn from the Lynx canadensis isolate LIC74 chromosome E1, mLynCan4.pri.v2, whole genome shotgun sequence genome and encodes:
- the RCVRN gene encoding recoverin, with product MSLMASGKLESKRRRRDGQGAAGKAKALALKFLTSCPVLPEGRDGLATCCQLFILILVGGGGLGACTRPHPIPAPPPSQCWGEPATRPLICQHLLCLQQHPPLQPGDHPSRPASPMGNSKSGALSKEILEELQLNTKFTEEELCAWYQSFLKDCPSGRITRQEFQSIYAKFFPEADPKAYAQHVFRSFDANSDGTLDFKEYVIALHMTSAGKTNQKLEWAFSLYDVDGNGAISKNEVLEIVMAIFKMISPEDAKNLPEDENTPEKRTEKIWGFFGKKDDDKLTEEEFIEGTLANKEILRLIQFEPQKVKEKLKEKKP